The Gossypium hirsutum isolate 1008001.06 chromosome D03, Gossypium_hirsutum_v2.1, whole genome shotgun sequence genomic interval TGCAAACAGGggaattaatttttgtttgagGCGTGTGGCTTGGTGGAGTTCAAATTAAACTGGACTGCTTaatagttgtgttttagtgggttaataagGAGTGCTTTTAGGAGATAATTGGGAAGaagttatcaaaataaaattttctccttatcagttttctatttttttcttttcccaacAATTTTCTGACGTTAGACTTTTGTTTCTCTGTCGTGTTTTCTCCCTTCTTGTTCACTTTTGGTTTTTGTTCCCCTTTGGCTGAATCTTGTTTCTTCTATTTCCCCTCTCTTTTTGTTTCTGTATTTTTTTGCGAGTTATCTCCTTGGGTGCAACTTTCGACTTCATATGTTTCGATAAGTGGAATTTCCCCCCTTAGTTATTGTATTTCGATTAGGCAGTTAACAAAGGGTTCATTTTACTCTCGTTTAGCTGCTGGTCAAAGGTTTTAAGCGGATATTCTAGTGTGTCGAGACGACTGGTTATCAGATTCGTCGCGGTAAGTTTTTGAATTGTCGTTGGTTTAGTTGCTCGAGTTTTATGTTGGGGATATTTGGTTGATTGAAGAatcaagtgattaattaagggaTATATTGGTCAAATATAGGTTTCTGAAGGCTCGGGTTACTTTGCACAACGAATCaaataccaggtgtgtacctgaaacgcAGAAAATAGGATTCGGCgaaaagctgaaattgcttgctgtcgagaaataagagaattaAGAGAAAATTATACGAAAAATTGTAGGGAGAgcaaataagggtgttataaacttggacatcaacattctgcactaaaatagttttggacagcagcagtagtctaattttgaaaaatcatcaaaaatattggaaattgagttaaaggttgaataaaatatgaaattaaattttattgagtctagtttttcatggaggaaacagtgtaagcaatgaaattgtaagttatgagatataatgaattttgtgagacaatgtcagaatggtttcgggttcccctgttctgactttggaaaatcataaaaattttaaaaagaataattaggcgcttaaatttatatttttaaatccttaatgagtctattttcaagagaaacaaacggaaacatcatccaaattttgaactaagagataaataatttttagtaaggaaaggttgaagctgtcaaacagcagaatagggataaatttgaagattttactgcacttatttgataagctataaattctgaaaattttatggtagaaaggtatttgagtctaattttgaaaacatcaagcagatcttaatttggaattctgtagctcaagatataaataatttagtgacaatgactcgagtagacagttttgaatgaacatataagtaaatagtgaaaacatatatgaatactTAGCTAGCATGAGTTACATTAaaaaatggatcacacggccaaggctaaTTTGGGATGAGTGGGCCACGCGgacacacacgggcatgtgggcccatttttaccgtaatgtttctaaggttgcacgggtcacccaagtcgactgtgaacctactgtaaggtcgatAAGtactacttagacccctaaatgtcTAAAATTGACTGGATGATAtttgtactgagcatgttaatatctgaactgaatatatgtgatgaaattgcataatagcattgtcgaaaccattttcttATTTGAAAAATGGGAgtcgactttgaaaatgaaaatggagtcgccaccgatcttttattgaggtgtgatcagttcaccttgaaaatgattttaggtctacaaattttgagaaaattggttcgggagtcggttacgcacgaggaagggttagcaccctcgtaacgtccaaaattggtaccgaattgattgttcaATGTCTTAGTGCTGAAacttaaaaagattttaaaatacgatcctttgaaatGAAAACCTGAATAATCAAATTGGATAATAAGATATactcatttcaaagaaataaattgtcacactcaatGAGTTAGGGTGCAACAGTTCAATCTTTGAAGTTAGATTcgtctttttaaattttaaaaattcatatgttttgagaaggatatttggttatttaggtcAATCGAGAAAttagaatccagtaagttagggttcaatttctcgaagttcctaaacaccgaatattgcttttattttaaaatcgagataacaaaatgtcatatccagtgagttaggatccaacattttgaaatcttaaaagctttattttaaaattatatgtttttaataaaataaacactcggttatctaaattcatcgaagAGAATTgaggcccagtaagttagggcacaatcctctCGATAACTATGAAcaccaatcctttttgaaaattatgaaataaaatgattgtagcgctttaataaaatacaatttttacaaacGAAACATGACCGAATAGCAATACAAAATGTAAAAGATAAATAGCAACCCAAACCTACACTAAGGAGTAACAAGCAAGTAATAGGTAAATACAAATAGCAATAATGATTTTAGTCATATTATACAAAcatcaatattaataattaagcaCCCAATAAATTAATAACCAATTTTCTAAGAGATACTTCatgacaaaacaaaaataatatgaagATTTAAAACAATTTGATAATAGAactaaaaaacaaagaaaatgtttaaatgaattttaatgaaagagttgtaaagaaaaaaaatgaataaatcataaaattaatatatgcaCATTTTAATCTAAGTAAAAACTTAacgtaaataataataatatatatagtaataataaaaataaaaatgaaataaatgaaataaataatttttaagaaataaaatatttatgtatagaaactatgtaaaaatttataatttgaaattaataatatattttatatatacatacgtatactaaaaaataattccatataaattatatatacatatataaaagaatcatgaaatattattgtgtaaataaaatttgtataaagtaaaagatcaaatttttataaaaatatattaagagTGATGAAACCAATAATAATATATCAAGTtggaaaataaaagtatataatagaatttttttaaaataatgtttgataaatttaaaacttattgaTAATAACTTGAAAGAATAgtgtatcatattttaaaattatattaataataagtttGAAAACAATATCAagctaaatattaaaataatgttaaaaataatgaattaagataagaattaatttataaaaaaactttTGGAGGCGAAATTAGATAtgaaaaaaaacaattttgaaaatgataacaataattatattaatatcaataaatttaaatttggtgCTTAAATAGAAtcagaaataaaaaggaaaacaaaattaaataaatatatacaatagattaaaatattagtgtatgataaaatttttaaaaaaaaatcaatagcaaactaaaataataacttattatattttaaactataataatagtaaatttaaaaaaatactatcaaaatttaaatattaaaataatgctaaattttgataatatgtcaaaataggactaattatatttaaaatctattattaaatcaaaaaaaaagaaaaccaaattcAAACTAAATTGAAGTCAAATTCAATATTGCAGGACTAAATCGGCAATTAAACgtaaaaaattgaataatcaaAATCAATCGCAAAAGACGGCACCGTTTAGGCTTAGATCCAAATGAAAACAGAATCAAATATGcggtacaaattaaaaaaaaactgaagAAAATCATATTGAAACTACATAAAACATAGAGGGACTCTTTGCGCAAATAAACCAATGAATCAGAATGCGCGGATCTGAGATTGGATCGGGTCAGTTCTCGGGTCATGGCTCaatacggcaccgttttggaGCCATTATAACGGGCTTCAAACGGTGTCATTTTATACTTTGCCTAAAACCTATTCCAAACCCTAGGCAGATACTCTTCTTCATTTTCAGGAAAGGCTGTCGCAAGAACTGCCTTAACCTTTCCTCTGCACCTTATGTCGAAACTCTCCCTTTTCAACTTCGATTTAGACGAAGCGAATCAGGATGTCAATGGCGCCTATCTTGGTAAgaacctttcttcttctttttattttcgttcggtacaaaaaaataagaaacaaaaaatcaaagaaagaaTAGAGAAAGAACAAAAGACGAAGAAAATAACCTTTCAAAAACTTTATGCTTcctcttttttttgtttgtattCAATATCCGTAAAAAAATCCTCATTTCAGTGTTAcaattggctttttatagccacaaaatcaaataaataaaaataaaataaaaatcgaaaTCAAATCCCCTCAATTCCTTCTGTTATTTGTGTTTTCTTCATGCTTTTGCTTCTCTCGCTTGTTTTTTGTTTCTGTTGCAGGTACCCAACCAGTTGGAGCACACGCGTGGAGGAGGAATATGCACGCGGTGGCGATGCACGCGCGAGGCCTAGATCCAACTGCTGCGGCGCCAGTGATTCCTAAAATCCCTAGAAGCTTCTGGGGTATTTCTCCAGTTTGGGCTAGGTTTCAATTTGAACCGGGCCATGTAAACTGGGTTAGGGTATTAGTTTTAGGATTAGGCTTAATGTAATATTGGGTTTATTGTTATTGGGTCATGTAAATAAACCTTAGATATTAGACTTTTTATTTGGTTTGTATTTGGTTTCTGTATGCGGACCCAGGCAAATTTGGGTAaatgtttttgtatatatttttgaCTTTTGGactgctattttattttatttggcttttttttgtttatttaacgggcccgggctaaaattgggtattacaagcatatcatccatggtatgttgcattgcattgggttggaggttattatttggaggaagtgtactgaaaggctttaggCCTAATTTATTGGAAgttcagctgcaaactactgttttgtgccgcattcggtactacttggagtgtagggatgggtgggttgattatatccccacatggagtgtagggttggacgaagatggtgtgtagaggctagttgggtaggattttgctattgcataactgttactgctactgatactgtgatgggataaggccctactgcatttttgacactatactgagatgggctaaggcccaaactgtcactaatactgaaaagggcttaggcccaagacggTTCAACTATGCactgtgaatactgattgtttgtttgtttctgcgggattacacactgagtttacgtaaactcgccatttttgtttaatgtgtacaggtaatccccagacttagacggatcggtgcgacggaggactcagcggtgaccacaaTGGTTTTTGGACTTAATGGTTTTCAATTAcgatttatgatttgattattattaattatttgggTTGAAATTTAAGGACCCTTTAggactttatttttaaattttgagtttttatttctttattttactttatggatttatacctgctggtcgtaggaaattcggttttcaaaatgttaaagtattttctaaacgcatgatcacttagactgttttattaaagcttccgcaacgagagatgtttcaaaacaaatgttttaaatgaataaagacgacttcctaagttctaacaaaggtttactaaagataataacatggaatgtttcCATCGtaacaacgatgtttcaaaaacaCTACCGTGTGACATCGTCAGATACGACCATAACGTCTACGTTGAGTTCCGGGTGTTACATCATCATACGGGAATAGGAGTGTGGTTCTAAATATTAGTGGACAAAGTTGCTTAATTCACCATCAGGAGGCCTTGTCTTGACTGAAATCTATCCACTATTATCATGTTATCATTGAGTTGGACTGAATGCTGGTAGTGTATTTGTTGAATCAATTTAGTGTTGGCTTAGATTTCAACTGCTTAATTTCGATCTGTTTAATGCTAAGAACATCATTTTAGCACTTATCATTTTGTTGGGTGTGTCGGTCATACATGTTAATCATATTGAATGGACTAATTTAATCTCTTCTTGCTTAAATTCTTTGATTGTTTATAATTTATCTGTTTCGTGTAATGGAGATGTTGAATAATAGGACATGGGAGTATAGGGTGAACATGTTGACTCGAGTTTTTAGTGTTTCTCTCTGTTAATCGTCTTTTCTACTGTTTTGTTTCTATtggaatatataaattttttccaaaaaaatagaTTGGGGTTAAAGTTTACCATAATTTCTTGTACCATGTCATAAAATTCATGTCAATCCTTcaacaattatttaaaaaaaacgacatttacaaattattttttgttgttaatGAAATagctttagattaaattaaactataaaactAAACAACAgtttagaaaaaaataagtaaaggtaaaaaattaattttattttactccaaattaattttatttttattgtgtttaaattatttataattcggtCCATGTCAACTAtcattatatcatattattttatttatttttaaaagtattaaactttttaatttgatttaatgttCATTAATCACAATTAAATCATATAATtccattaagaaattaaaatatgaatttttcaaGCATATCAGAGGGACAAAGTCCAACATTTTGACGAGGTACATGAAGTTGTAAACTTTAACCTAAGATATTGTCAAAACAGTGACAGGAAAAAAAGGAATTTGGTGAGTAATGGTAGTAAATAAAAGCACAAGTTTCCTAATGAAACGGTTAAGCTGGTTCGAGCATAAACCAAATCACAAAGACTCCTTGGCAAAAGTGGATTAAGAATCGAGTTAAAGAACTGATGAAGCCTTGATGGGTCATGTGATTATGGTTCAGAATGGGAacccccctcccccccccccccccaattaGACCAGTTAAAGAAAATAATCTACTGCTGCAAAGCAAATCGGTCCCACTGAAGTGGCCATTCAAAGGAGCTGGCAAAAATCAAGTACAACACGACGTGCTATGTATTAACGTTGTTGCCAATCGCTTCTTTTCCCTTCTCCAGTACTACCGCAAGTTTTTGCCTTTTGTGCACCTCCCTGTGCCGGTTCATGTTGtcgttttctaaaaaaaaatttgtacaGCAAGCTACATCAGTCACCTTCGATAATTTAGCTATTTATATTGTGTATTACGCTTTGTTTAACTTGATCTGCTggtgtttttaaaggttaaatggGAAGTGGGTCTCGGTTTTTACAAGTTCAGCTGCGCTAGAAGTGGAAAGAAAAAAGGAACAAGCTTGTCTAAGAGGAGGTTAGTCTCTTCAGTTTTACTCATTACCCATTTTCTAACTTTAGTGTTAAAACTGAAATGAAATGACATTCACACTTTCTGAGAATTATCTCGCATTCACTGATTCACATAAGAATTGCCTCTTCTTTGGCTAGCTCTGCAAATAAAGGAAGGGCATGGAAAATTACCAGCTTTTggagtttcttttcttttttttctttttaaatgttcAATGCTGTTAGAGTATTGCTGAAGATTCAGACAAAATGGGCTTTTTTCCCTATGTATCAAATtctaggattttattttattatctgtcgatttttgtgtgatttatttatttatttatttttaatttttttgctttCTAGGTAGTGGCAGAAGTGCAGGAATTGCTAAAGGGCTGTCTGGCTTttgttatttcttattttattgctTACCATAGCTAGAGCTTCGGTAATGTTTGGTTGGAATAattgctttttttattattatcttattagTTGTAACTTGGTTTTGAAGTGTACAACTTTCATGTCTGCTGTTGTCATATTAGTAATCACTCTTGTTGTggttcatattttaaaattctcaAGATTCAATAAGGTGTACAGTTTCTTTTCAAACTCTTCAGTTTAAAATGCTTAAGTgtataatattagtttaaaatgcttaaatttggTTGTTTTGATGGATGCAGATTAAGGCATACCGGGCCATATCTCCTCGCTGCAATGCCGATGTCTCCAGAAGCATCTAATTACGATGAGGTTTCCATGCAGCAGAGCTTGTTATTCTCTGATAGTCTCAAGGTTAGAGATCTTGTGTTTAGTTCTCAGGCTTGCAAGAGTAGGATCTTCCTTAAAGTTGAAATCTTTATGTCCTTGCTTTTCTTTTATATCCTGGTCGAAATTTAGTTGTTCTAGGTTGTATGTTTTAGCATTTTGATGGCCAAATTGATTGCACCAGCATTCAAGCTAAACCACTGCCTAATTTGGGTGTTTTTTTGTTTTAGTATTTCAAGTTATGGATGTTTGCGAGTTGAGTGCGAAAATGCACCGATTTGGCACTTTGCACTGCTAGATAATGTATTTatatctcatatttgtggttttgtcatgcattttctttgtttcaggatTTGAAAAATCTGAGAACACAACTCTACTCAGCAGCCGAGTATTTTGAGCTGTCCTACGCCAATGATGATCAAAAGCAAATGTGAGTCACTTTAATTCCTCATAGCTCATTTCTTCAATTGTTGTTGTTCGACTTCATATACTTCCATATTTCTCCTATTGGTGATTGCGAAGAAAGATGGTCGTGTACATGCAGAGTGATAGAAACATTAAAGGATTATGCTGTAAAAGCTATTGTGAACACCGTAGATCATTTGGGTTCTGTGACATACAAGGTTAACGAATTTTTGGATGAAAAGGTTGATGACGTTTCTGGAACCGAGCTTCAGGTTTCTTGTGTTGAAGCGGTAAGGTCGGATTACTTTCATTTCATGCTGTGGGAATTTGCTTGTCTATCGGATATAGAAAGAACCTGTTTAGATTTTAGGTGAACATATGGATGATTTCTGCCTTGTCATAACACTGACCAGTTCCAATGCTTTAAACGTAGTGTGATTACAGAGTATTGAACTTTTCTGTACTTTATTGTGGCATCACAGAAGGTACGCAAATGTCAAGAGTATATTGATCTTAAAGGAATTTCCCAACAGTCGTTGATGATTAATACACCAATGTACCATAAACGGTACATCTTGCCAGGCAATTACCCATCTCTGCTCATTTTACTCTTCCTTTCGAGAAAGGATATTTGACTGTTTACAATGTCTTTTAATTAAATCTCAGTCGGGGAGACCATGCATGGTGCAAACCGGAGCAAGTCGAAATATCTAGGATGCAGACTGGAAGCTGAAGATGACTGCCATCAGTTTAGAAATGGTAGTCATTCTATCTTATCCTTATGCATTATCTCTTACATTTCGGTATGATTCTCGTGTAACTTCATCCTAC includes:
- the LOC107950193 gene encoding protein ABIL2 isoform X2, giving the protein MLSFSKKKFVKWEVGLGFYKFSCARSGKKKGTSLSKRRLRHTGPYLLAAMPMSPEASNYDEVSMQQSLLFSDSLKDLKNLRTQLYSAAEYFELSYANDDQKQIVIETLKDYAVKAIVNTVDHLGSVTYKVNEFLDEKVDDVSGTELQVSCVEAKVRKCQEYIDLKGISQQSLMINTPMYHKRYILPVGETMHGANRSKSKYLGCRLEAEDDCHQFRNAVRATIRETQLPPSSVRETAASSIRKGRSPSPSSGPQQRSTTFSFTAKIPKKELEKRTISPLRFPRFSSGCDTRPTTPNKSRPSTPNSAGARRRYPSEPRRSASIHIQSEKDKPESVEQYPSKSKRLLKALLSRRKSKEDEMLYTYLDEY
- the LOC107950193 gene encoding protein ABIL2 isoform X1, encoding MLSFSKKKFVKWEVGLGFYKFSCARSGKKKGTSLSKRRLRHTGPYLLAAMPMSPEASNYDEVSMQQSLLFSDSLKDLKNLRTQLYSAAEYFELSYANDDQKQIWSCTCRVIETLKDYAVKAIVNTVDHLGSVTYKVNEFLDEKVDDVSGTELQVSCVEAKVRKCQEYIDLKGISQQSLMINTPMYHKRYILPVGETMHGANRSKSKYLGCRLEAEDDCHQFRNAVRATIRETQLPPSSVRETAASSIRKGRSPSPSSGPQQRSTTFSFTAKIPKKELEKRTISPLRFPRFSSGCDTRPTTPNKSRPSTPNSAGARRRYPSEPRRSASIHIQSEKDKPESVEQYPSKSKRLLKALLSRRKSKEDEMLYTYLDEY
- the LOC107950193 gene encoding protein ABIL2 isoform X3, producing MPMSPEASNYDEVSMQQSLLFSDSLKDLKNLRTQLYSAAEYFELSYANDDQKQIWSCTCRVIETLKDYAVKAIVNTVDHLGSVTYKVNEFLDEKVDDVSGTELQVSCVEAKVRKCQEYIDLKGISQQSLMINTPMYHKRYILPVGETMHGANRSKSKYLGCRLEAEDDCHQFRNAVRATIRETQLPPSSVRETAASSIRKGRSPSPSSGPQQRSTTFSFTAKIPKKELEKRTISPLRFPRFSSGCDTRPTTPNKSRPSTPNSAGARRRYPSEPRRSASIHIQSEKDKPESVEQYPSKSKRLLKALLSRRKSKEDEMLYTYLDEY
- the LOC121215515 gene encoding uncharacterized protein; translation: MRGSEIGSGQFSGHGSIRHRFGAIITGFKRCHFILCLKPIPNPRQILFFIFRKGCRKNCLNLSSAPYVETLPFQLRFRRSESGCQWRLSWYPTSWSTRVEEEYARGGDARARPRSNCCGASDS